One Micromonospora craniellae genomic region harbors:
- a CDS encoding Na+/H+ antiporter subunit A, with translation MLVLLILHLVVALAAPLLVRRWGARACYPLALAPAAAFGWAVFRTPDVVDGGAVVETYPWIPKLGLDLAFRTTTLSWVMTLLIGGVGALVLVYSARYFPPPAVGTAQFVGVVVGFAGAMLGLVFADDLLLLYVCWELTTVFSYLLIGHSAERRSARWAAAQALTVTTFGGLAMLVGFIMLGHHAGTYRLSELSQHPLPGGAYLVVAVLLILLGALSKSALLPFTSWLPVAMAAPTPVSAYLHAAAMVKAGVYLLGLLAPVLAQVGPWRPVVLVAGLATMVMGGWAALRQTDLKLLLAYGTLSQLGLVAVAIGVGTPDAALAGVAMLVAHALFKAALFLVVGVIDHGAQTRDLRKLSGLGRRAPYLAVVAGLAAASMAGVPPLVGFVAKEAIFAAFTDRPAALAVLVVGTVLTVAYSLRFIWGAFGTRPGRAPTDLGRIPTAMLVPPAVLAGAGLVAGPAAGALDHVIRPYARLLGPVHAHLTLWPGLNLALGLSALALTGGAVLFLLRGPLAPALARLRSPVTGQQGYEWLVHRFDRTAVDVTSVTQRGSLPQYLGLILIVLSAVPGGVLLVIRPWEQALKLWGSPAQPVVLLVIAMAALLAVGARRRLTAMLLVGVTGYGTAMVFVLHGAPDLALTQFLVESMTIAVFVLVLRRLPERFSVRPLRRSRWIRRSIGVLVGLTVAGLALAATAARHTRTISEEFPRFAVEGGYGRNVVNVTLVDIRAWDTLGELAVLVAAATGVASLIFQQSRTGPRPRRLDADRGESVAGRPIWLRGGATLIERNRSIVLEVVTRLIFHTAVLFSFYLLFSGHNAPGGGFAGGLVASLALTMRYLAGGRYELAEAAPISAGTVLGAGLGLAVGGAVASLLAGGTVLQSTRIDLWLPVIGDFYLITSLFFDIGVYLVVIGLALDVLRSLGAEVDRHIEAAGGPDGGLAVERRGGTR, from the coding sequence GTGCTCGTACTGCTGATCCTGCACCTCGTGGTGGCGCTGGCGGCACCGCTGCTGGTCCGCCGGTGGGGTGCACGCGCCTGCTATCCGCTGGCGCTGGCGCCGGCCGCCGCGTTCGGCTGGGCGGTGTTCCGTACACCCGACGTGGTCGACGGCGGTGCGGTGGTCGAGACGTACCCGTGGATCCCGAAGCTCGGGCTCGACCTGGCCTTCCGGACCACCACCCTGTCCTGGGTGATGACGCTGCTGATCGGCGGTGTCGGCGCGTTGGTGCTGGTCTACAGCGCGCGGTACTTCCCGCCGCCGGCCGTCGGCACGGCCCAGTTCGTCGGGGTGGTGGTCGGCTTCGCCGGGGCCATGCTCGGCCTGGTCTTCGCCGACGACCTGCTGCTGCTCTACGTCTGCTGGGAACTGACCACGGTCTTCTCGTACCTGCTGATCGGGCACAGCGCCGAGCGGCGTTCCGCCCGCTGGGCCGCCGCCCAGGCGTTGACCGTGACCACGTTCGGCGGGTTGGCCATGCTGGTCGGGTTCATCATGCTCGGCCACCACGCCGGCACCTACCGCTTGTCGGAACTGTCGCAGCACCCGCTGCCCGGCGGGGCGTACCTGGTCGTCGCGGTGCTGCTGATCCTGCTCGGGGCGCTGTCCAAGTCGGCCCTGCTGCCGTTCACGTCGTGGCTGCCGGTGGCGATGGCGGCACCGACGCCGGTCAGCGCCTACCTGCACGCGGCAGCCATGGTGAAGGCCGGCGTGTACCTGCTCGGCCTGCTCGCCCCGGTGCTGGCGCAGGTGGGCCCGTGGCGTCCGGTGGTGCTGGTCGCCGGGCTGGCCACCATGGTGATGGGCGGCTGGGCCGCGCTGCGGCAGACCGACCTGAAACTGCTGCTGGCGTACGGCACGCTCAGCCAGCTCGGCCTGGTGGCGGTGGCGATCGGGGTGGGCACCCCGGACGCCGCGTTGGCCGGCGTGGCGATGCTGGTCGCGCACGCCCTGTTCAAGGCGGCGCTGTTCCTCGTGGTCGGTGTGATCGACCACGGCGCGCAGACCCGTGACCTGCGGAAGCTGTCCGGCCTGGGCCGGCGTGCCCCGTACCTGGCGGTGGTGGCCGGGCTCGCCGCCGCCTCCATGGCGGGGGTGCCGCCGCTGGTCGGCTTCGTCGCCAAGGAGGCGATCTTCGCCGCCTTCACCGACCGCCCGGCGGCCCTGGCTGTGCTTGTCGTCGGCACCGTCCTCACGGTCGCCTACAGCCTCCGGTTCATCTGGGGCGCGTTCGGCACCCGTCCCGGTCGGGCCCCGACCGACCTGGGCCGGATCCCGACGGCGATGCTGGTGCCGCCGGCCGTGCTCGCCGGGGCGGGACTCGTCGCCGGGCCGGCGGCCGGCGCACTGGACCATGTGATCCGCCCGTACGCGCGACTCCTCGGACCGGTCCACGCGCACCTGACCCTCTGGCCGGGCCTCAATCTCGCGCTCGGCCTCTCCGCGCTGGCCCTCACCGGCGGCGCGGTGCTGTTCCTGCTGCGTGGTCCGTTGGCTCCGGCGCTGGCCCGGCTGCGGTCGCCGGTCACCGGGCAGCAGGGCTACGAGTGGCTCGTCCACCGCTTCGACCGGACCGCCGTGGACGTCACCAGCGTCACCCAGCGGGGTTCGCTGCCGCAGTACCTCGGTCTCATCCTGATCGTGCTGTCCGCCGTGCCGGGCGGCGTGCTGCTGGTGATCCGGCCGTGGGAGCAGGCCCTGAAATTGTGGGGCTCGCCCGCGCAACCGGTGGTGCTGTTGGTGATCGCGATGGCGGCGCTGCTCGCCGTCGGGGCCCGCCGCCGGCTCACCGCGATGCTGCTGGTCGGGGTGACCGGCTACGGCACCGCGATGGTCTTCGTGCTGCACGGCGCGCCCGACCTGGCGCTCACCCAGTTCCTGGTGGAGAGCATGACGATCGCGGTCTTCGTGCTCGTGCTGCGTCGCCTGCCGGAACGGTTCTCGGTGCGCCCACTGCGCCGCAGCCGCTGGATCCGCCGGTCGATCGGTGTCCTGGTCGGCCTCACCGTGGCCGGACTCGCCCTGGCCGCGACGGCGGCCCGGCACACGCGCACCATCTCCGAGGAATTCCCCCGCTTCGCCGTCGAGGGGGGGTACGGCCGCAACGTGGTGAACGTGACGCTCGTCGACATCCGGGCCTGGGACACGTTGGGCGAGCTGGCGGTGCTGGTGGCCGCGGCGACCGGGGTGGCCAGCCTGATCTTCCAGCAGTCCCGCACCGGCCCCCGTCCCCGCCGCCTGGACGCCGACCGGGGCGAGAGCGTGGCCGGGCGGCCGATCTGGTTGCGTGGCGGCGCCACGCTGATCGAGCGCAACCGCTCGATCGTGCTGGAGGTGGTCACCCGGCTGATCTTCCACACCGCCGTGCTGTTCTCGTTCTACCTTCTGTTCTCCGGCCACAACGCCCCTGGTGGCGGCTTCGCCGGTGGCCTGGTCGCCAGCCTGGCGTTGACCATGCGCTACCTCGCGGGCGGCCGGTACGAGTTGGCCGAGGCCGCACCGATCTCCGCCGGCACCGTGCTCGGCGCCGGTCTGGGTCTGGCGGTCGGCGGCGCGGTGGCCTCGCTGCTGGCCGGCGGCACCGTGCTGCAGAGCACGCGGATCGACCTCTGGCTGCCGGTGATCGGCGACTTCTACCTGATCACCTCGCTCTTCTTCGACATCGGCGTCTATCTGGTGGTGATCGGGTTGGCGCTGGACGTGCTGCGCAGTCTCGGCGCCGAGGTGGACCGGCACATCGAGGCGGCCGGTGGACCCGATGGTGGGCTCGCCGTGGAGCGTCGGGGGGGCACCCGGTGA
- a CDS encoding ATP-dependent helicase, translating into MADSSGGSTGVLSRFGPATREWFGTAFAAPTAAQTGAWTAVAAGQHALVVAPTGSGKTLAAFLWSLDRLAREPAPADPRRRCRVLYVSPLKALAVDVERNLRAPLAGIRQAATRLMLPPPEITVGMRTGDTPADERRAFARTPPDILITTPESLFLLLTSAARDALRGVETVIVDEVHAVAGTKRGAHLALSLERLDELLPTPAQRIGLSATVRPVDECARFLGGARPVDVVAPVSAKTIEVSVQVPVEDMTRLDEQEQPEDELGGPRSASIWPAVEERVYSLIRAHRSTIVFTNSRRSAERFCARLNELAVEESSEEQAGGSVPPTGRLVRTSAEMMARAGAVAGAPPVIARAHHGSVSREERRHIEESLKAGQLPAVVATSSLELGIDMGAVDLVVQIEAPPSVAAGLQRVGRAGHQIGAVSRGVVLPRHRGDLLSCAVVAERMGDAAIEELHHPRNPLDVLAQQIVAMVALDEWPVADLAAVVRRAAPFAELPDSALHAVLDMLSGRYPSTAFAELRPRLVWDRATDLLTGRPGAQRLAVTSGGTIPDRGLFGVFLAGAERAARVGELDEEMVYESRVGDVFLLGSSSWRIEEITPDRVLVSPAPGQAAKMPFWKGDQPGRPFELGRAIGARVRGLLRQGDEEATAALRATGLDDWAAGNLMAYLREQQAATRALPDDRTVVVERFRDELGDWRLAVHSVLGARVNAPWALAVGRRLAERYGVDAQVLPADDGIVVRLPDTADTPPGADVVAFDPEEIVQLVEESVGTSALFAARFRECAARSLLLPRRDPRRRQPLWQQRQRAAQLLDVAREYADFPVTLEAARECLQDVFDLPALTQVMRDLAGRRVRLVEVETPRPSPFARSLLFGYVGAFLYEGDSPLAERRAAALALDSALLGELLGRVDLRELLDAEVLAETERQLRWLTPQRRPRDAEDVVELLRQIGDLSDDELGVRGVPVEWLTELAAARRVLRVRVAGQDRWVGAEDAGRLRDALGVALPVGVAEAYLEPVADPLGDLVARYARTHAPFAASTCAARLGLGVFVVEQALRRLGATSRVVSGEFTPESVGAQWCDAEVLRMLRRRSLAALRREIEPVPPRALATFLPRWQQVGSSARGVEAVAAAVEQLQGVSVPASALERLVLPARVADYSPAQLDELCASGEVLWTGAGAISGGDGWVGLAYADAAALLLPPTDGTLARTPLHDAVLDALGDGQAMFFRPLADRVGSTDDAALTAVIWELVWSGHLTNDTLAPLRALLGGGGAHRSRPSAAQGRYRRSGRVALPARGGPPTVAGRWSRLPERDTDPTRRAAALADVLLERHGVVTRGAVVAEQVPGGFAAVYPVLAAMEERGAARRGYFVDGLGAAQFAVPGAVDRIRALAEPLDGGRASRGAPAVVLAATDPANPYGAALPWPERVVDSGDASTPAPTGHRAGRKAGALVVVVAGDLVLYVERGGRTILSFTDDADALTAAGMALADAVHSGALGPMSVERADGEAVRSSPLRDALTAAGFRTTPRGLRLRT; encoded by the coding sequence GTGGCGGATTCCAGCGGTGGGTCGACCGGGGTGCTCTCCCGCTTCGGTCCGGCGACCCGGGAGTGGTTCGGGACGGCCTTCGCCGCGCCCACGGCGGCGCAGACCGGCGCCTGGACGGCGGTCGCGGCCGGGCAGCACGCCCTGGTGGTGGCGCCGACCGGTTCCGGCAAGACCCTTGCCGCCTTCCTCTGGTCGCTCGACCGGCTGGCCCGCGAGCCGGCCCCGGCCGACCCCCGGCGCCGGTGCCGGGTGCTCTACGTCAGCCCGCTCAAGGCGCTCGCGGTCGACGTCGAACGAAACCTGCGCGCACCCCTGGCCGGCATCCGGCAGGCCGCCACCCGGCTCATGCTCCCCCCGCCGGAGATCACCGTCGGCATGCGGACCGGCGACACCCCGGCCGACGAGCGGCGGGCCTTCGCCCGAACCCCGCCGGACATCCTGATCACCACTCCGGAGTCGCTGTTTCTGCTGCTCACCTCCGCCGCGCGGGACGCGCTGCGGGGTGTCGAGACGGTGATCGTCGACGAGGTGCACGCGGTCGCGGGCACCAAACGCGGCGCCCACCTCGCGCTCTCCCTGGAGCGTCTCGACGAGTTGCTGCCCACCCCGGCGCAGCGGATCGGGCTCTCCGCCACCGTCCGGCCGGTCGACGAGTGCGCCCGGTTCCTCGGCGGGGCCCGCCCGGTCGACGTGGTGGCCCCGGTCAGCGCCAAGACGATCGAGGTCAGCGTCCAGGTCCCGGTAGAGGACATGACCCGCCTCGACGAGCAGGAACAGCCGGAGGACGAGCTCGGCGGCCCCCGGTCGGCGTCGATCTGGCCTGCCGTCGAGGAACGCGTCTACTCGCTGATCCGGGCACACCGCTCGACGATCGTCTTCACCAACTCCCGACGCAGCGCCGAGCGCTTCTGCGCCCGCCTCAACGAGCTCGCCGTCGAGGAGAGCAGCGAGGAGCAGGCCGGTGGGTCGGTGCCGCCGACCGGGCGGCTGGTCCGGACCTCAGCGGAGATGATGGCCCGGGCCGGGGCGGTGGCCGGCGCCCCGCCGGTGATCGCCCGCGCGCACCACGGCAGCGTCTCCCGGGAGGAACGCCGGCACATCGAGGAGTCGCTCAAGGCCGGGCAACTCCCGGCCGTGGTCGCCACCTCCAGCCTCGAACTCGGCATCGACATGGGCGCCGTCGACCTGGTGGTGCAGATCGAGGCGCCGCCCAGCGTGGCCGCCGGCCTGCAACGCGTCGGCCGGGCCGGGCACCAAATCGGCGCGGTGTCCCGAGGGGTGGTGCTGCCCAGGCACCGGGGCGACCTGCTCTCCTGTGCCGTGGTCGCCGAGCGGATGGGCGACGCCGCGATCGAGGAGCTGCACCATCCACGCAACCCGCTCGACGTGCTCGCCCAGCAGATCGTCGCGATGGTCGCGCTGGACGAGTGGCCGGTGGCCGACCTGGCGGCGGTGGTCCGCCGGGCGGCGCCCTTCGCCGAGCTGCCCGACTCCGCGCTGCACGCCGTGCTCGACATGCTCTCCGGCCGCTACCCGTCGACCGCCTTCGCCGAGCTGCGTCCCCGCCTGGTCTGGGACCGCGCCACCGACCTGCTGACCGGCCGGCCGGGCGCCCAACGACTCGCGGTGACCAGCGGCGGCACCATCCCCGACCGGGGCCTGTTCGGCGTCTTCCTGGCCGGCGCCGAACGCGCCGCCCGGGTCGGCGAGCTGGACGAGGAGATGGTCTACGAGTCCCGGGTGGGCGACGTCTTCCTGCTGGGTTCGTCGTCCTGGCGGATCGAGGAGATCACGCCGGACCGGGTGCTGGTCTCCCCCGCACCCGGCCAGGCCGCGAAGATGCCGTTCTGGAAGGGCGACCAACCGGGCCGTCCGTTCGAGCTGGGCCGGGCCATCGGTGCCCGGGTCCGCGGCCTGCTGCGCCAGGGCGACGAGGAGGCGACCGCCGCGCTGCGCGCCACCGGCCTGGACGACTGGGCCGCCGGCAACCTGATGGCGTACCTGCGCGAGCAGCAGGCCGCCACCCGCGCCCTGCCCGACGACCGGACGGTGGTGGTCGAGCGCTTCCGCGACGAGCTCGGCGACTGGCGACTGGCGGTGCACAGCGTGCTCGGCGCGCGGGTCAACGCGCCGTGGGCACTGGCCGTCGGCCGTCGACTTGCCGAGCGGTACGGCGTGGACGCCCAGGTCCTGCCCGCCGACGACGGCATCGTGGTACGCCTGCCGGACACCGCAGACACGCCGCCCGGCGCCGACGTGGTGGCGTTCGACCCCGAGGAGATCGTCCAGCTCGTGGAGGAGTCGGTCGGCACCTCGGCGCTGTTCGCGGCCCGGTTCCGGGAGTGCGCCGCGCGATCGCTGCTGCTGCCCCGCCGCGACCCGCGTCGCCGCCAGCCGCTGTGGCAGCAGCGGCAACGCGCCGCCCAACTGCTCGACGTCGCCCGCGAGTACGCCGACTTCCCGGTCACCCTGGAAGCCGCCCGGGAATGCCTCCAGGACGTCTTCGACCTGCCTGCGCTGACCCAGGTGATGCGGGACCTGGCCGGTCGACGAGTCCGGCTCGTCGAGGTGGAGACCCCGCGCCCGTCGCCGTTCGCCCGCTCACTGCTCTTCGGGTACGTCGGCGCCTTCCTCTACGAGGGCGACTCGCCACTGGCGGAGCGCCGGGCGGCGGCGCTGGCGCTCGACTCGGCCCTGCTGGGCGAGTTGCTCGGTCGGGTCGACCTGCGCGAGTTGCTCGACGCCGAGGTGCTCGCCGAGACCGAGCGGCAGTTGCGCTGGCTCACCCCGCAACGTCGTCCCCGCGACGCCGAGGACGTGGTCGAGCTGCTGCGCCAGATCGGCGACCTGAGCGACGACGAGCTGGGCGTACGCGGGGTGCCGGTGGAGTGGCTGACCGAGCTGGCCGCCGCCCGACGGGTGCTACGGGTCCGCGTCGCCGGGCAGGACCGCTGGGTCGGGGCGGAGGACGCCGGCCGGCTGCGGGACGCGTTGGGAGTGGCGCTGCCGGTGGGTGTCGCCGAGGCGTACCTCGAACCGGTCGCCGATCCACTCGGTGACCTGGTCGCCCGGTACGCCCGTACGCACGCGCCGTTCGCGGCGAGCACCTGCGCGGCCCGGTTGGGGCTGGGCGTCTTCGTGGTGGAGCAGGCGTTGCGTCGGTTGGGGGCCACCAGCCGGGTGGTCTCCGGCGAGTTCACCCCGGAGTCGGTCGGCGCCCAGTGGTGCGACGCCGAGGTGCTGCGCATGTTGCGTCGCCGTTCGCTCGCCGCGCTACGCCGCGAGATCGAGCCGGTGCCGCCCCGGGCGCTGGCCACCTTCCTGCCCCGCTGGCAGCAGGTCGGCTCGTCGGCGCGGGGAGTCGAGGCGGTGGCCGCCGCGGTGGAGCAGTTGCAGGGCGTCTCGGTGCCCGCCTCGGCCCTGGAACGGCTGGTGCTTCCGGCCCGGGTGGCCGACTACTCCCCCGCCCAGCTCGACGAGCTGTGCGCCAGCGGCGAGGTGCTGTGGACGGGCGCGGGTGCGATCTCCGGTGGCGACGGCTGGGTCGGCCTGGCGTACGCGGACGCCGCCGCGCTGCTGCTGCCGCCGACGGACGGCACGCTGGCGCGTACGCCCCTGCACGACGCGGTGTTGGACGCGCTCGGTGACGGGCAGGCGATGTTCTTCCGTCCGCTGGCCGACCGGGTCGGGTCCACCGACGACGCCGCGCTGACAGCGGTGATCTGGGAACTGGTCTGGTCCGGTCATCTCACCAACGACACGCTGGCGCCGCTGCGGGCGCTGCTCGGCGGCGGTGGCGCGCACCGGTCCCGACCGAGCGCCGCGCAGGGCCGCTACCGGCGATCGGGGCGGGTGGCCCTGCCGGCCCGGGGTGGCCCGCCGACGGTGGCGGGGCGCTGGTCCCGGCTGCCGGAGCGGGACACCGACCCGACCCGTCGGGCCGCCGCCCTGGCCGACGTGCTGCTGGAGCGGCACGGTGTGGTGACCCGGGGCGCGGTCGTCGCCGAGCAGGTGCCGGGCGGGTTCGCGGCGGTGTATCCGGTGCTCGCGGCGATGGAGGAACGCGGCGCGGCCCGACGGGGGTACTTCGTCGACGGGCTGGGCGCCGCGCAGTTCGCGGTGCCCGGCGCGGTGGACCGGATCCGGGCCCTGGCGGAGCCGCTCGACGGCGGGCGGGCGAGCCGGGGTGCCCCGGCGGTGGTGCTGGCCGCGACCGACCCGGCCAACCCGTACGGCGCGGCGCTGCCCTGGCCGGAGAGGGTGGTCGACTCCGGTGACGCGTCGACACCGGCGCCCACCGGGCACCGCGCCGGGCGCAAGGCCGGCGCCCTGGTCGTGGTGGTCGCCGGTGACCTGGTGCTCTATGTCGAGCGTGGCGGCCGGACGATCCTCAGCTTCACCGACGACGCCGACGCGTTGACCGCCGCCGGCATGGCGCTGGCCGACGCGGTCCACTCCGGTGCGCTCGGCCCGATGTCGGTGGAACGCGCCGACGGTGAGGCCGTCCGCTCGTCGCCGCTGCGGGACGCCCTCACCGCCGCCGGATTCCGCACCACCCCGCGCGGCCTGCGGCTCCGCACCTGA
- a CDS encoding SAM hydrolase/SAM-dependent halogenase family protein, producing MDRVVSFTTDYGLTDGFVAACHGVIARLAPTVRVIDVTHLVPPGDVRRGATVLAQTVPYLPGGGVHLAVVDPGVGTARRGVALATPGGLLVGPDNGLLCDAADALGGVRAAVELTDPAWLATRVSATFHGRDVFAPVAARLATGAPMAQAGPAIDPGTLVRLPDPVVESTPDGFVAEVLTVDHFGNVQVAASADLLAPLPGRLHLRPQDTESVRVAVHGRTFGDAPVGGLVAHADSAGLVALSVNGGRAVDLLGVAPGRLLRVWAAPADEVPRATRP from the coding sequence GTGGACCGCGTCGTCTCGTTCACCACCGACTACGGCCTGACCGACGGATTCGTGGCCGCCTGCCATGGGGTGATCGCACGGCTCGCCCCGACGGTGCGGGTGATCGACGTGACGCATCTGGTGCCGCCGGGCGACGTCCGGCGGGGCGCGACGGTGCTCGCCCAGACGGTGCCGTACCTGCCTGGCGGCGGGGTGCACCTGGCGGTGGTCGACCCCGGGGTGGGGACGGCCCGGCGGGGAGTCGCGCTGGCCACGCCCGGGGGCCTGCTGGTGGGGCCGGACAACGGTCTGTTGTGCGACGCGGCCGACGCGCTGGGCGGGGTGCGTGCCGCCGTGGAGCTGACCGATCCGGCGTGGCTGGCCACGCGGGTCTCCGCCACGTTCCACGGCCGGGACGTGTTCGCGCCGGTGGCGGCCCGGCTGGCCACGGGCGCGCCGATGGCACAGGCCGGTCCGGCGATCGATCCGGGGACGCTGGTGCGGCTGCCGGATCCGGTGGTCGAGTCGACGCCGGACGGCTTCGTCGCCGAGGTGCTGACCGTGGACCATTTCGGCAACGTGCAGGTGGCCGCGTCGGCCGACCTGCTCGCTCCGCTGCCGGGACGGTTGCACCTACGCCCACAGGACACCGAGTCGGTACGGGTCGCGGTGCACGGGCGGACGTTCGGTGACGCGCCCGTCGGTGGGCTGGTGGCGCACGCCGACTCGGCCGGTCTGGTGGCCCTGTCGGTCAACGGTGGACGCGCGGTGGACCTGCTCGGGGTGGCACCGGGTAGGCTGCTGCGGGTGTGGGCGGCCCCCGCCGACGAGGTGCCCCGCGCCACACGCCCGTAA
- a CDS encoding CPCC family cysteine-rich protein, whose protein sequence is MNDRWVPAACPCCAYRTGGGTCPVCFWTDDGQGDADADVVRGGPNGDLSLSHARLNFAVYGTCHPRYQDAVRAPRPDELP, encoded by the coding sequence GTGAACGATCGCTGGGTTCCCGCCGCCTGCCCCTGCTGCGCGTACCGGACCGGCGGCGGCACCTGTCCGGTCTGTTTTTGGACCGACGACGGTCAGGGCGACGCCGACGCGGATGTGGTTCGTGGCGGCCCCAACGGGGACCTGAGCCTGTCGCACGCCCGGCTGAACTTCGCCGTCTACGGCACCTGTCACCCTCGCTACCAGGACGCGGTCCGGGCACCCCGGCCGGACGAGCTGCCCTGA
- a CDS encoding zinc finger domain-containing protein, translating into MPEGDTVWNTARVLDRVLAGARLTGSDFRVPRLATTDLTDWAVRECASRGKHLLLRLTAPAHVGPATSPTPTGGTTPTGGTTPTGGTRTGVGQEHWTLHSHLRMDGAWRTYAPGERWTARPAHLIRVVLRAAAATAVGYHLHDVTLVPTADEDRLVGHLGPDLLGTDWDPAEAVRRLGAHPDTAIGVALLDQRNLAGVGNFYKCEVLFLRGVHPRTPVREVPDLDGLVRLAQELLAANRGRWTQSSTGSLRRGQTSYVYGRRAQPCRRCGTAIRKEELGERVTYWCPVCQPAA; encoded by the coding sequence GTGCCCGAAGGTGACACCGTCTGGAACACCGCCCGCGTCCTGGACCGCGTCCTGGCCGGTGCCCGACTGACCGGCAGCGACTTCCGGGTGCCCCGACTGGCCACCACCGACCTGACCGACTGGGCGGTACGCGAGTGCGCCAGCCGGGGCAAGCACCTGCTGCTCCGCCTGACCGCGCCGGCCCACGTCGGCCCCGCCACCAGCCCCACCCCGACCGGCGGCACCACCCCGACCGGCGGCACCACCCCGACCGGCGGCACCCGTACCGGCGTCGGCCAGGAACACTGGACGCTGCACTCGCACCTGCGGATGGACGGCGCCTGGCGGACGTACGCCCCCGGGGAACGCTGGACGGCCCGGCCGGCGCACCTGATCCGGGTGGTGCTGCGGGCCGCCGCCGCGACGGCCGTCGGCTACCACCTGCACGACGTGACCCTGGTGCCCACCGCCGACGAGGACCGACTGGTCGGGCACCTCGGCCCCGACCTGCTCGGCACCGACTGGGATCCGGCCGAGGCGGTACGCCGGCTCGGCGCGCACCCGGACACCGCGATCGGTGTCGCGCTGCTCGACCAGCGCAACCTGGCCGGAGTCGGCAATTTCTACAAGTGCGAGGTGCTGTTCCTGCGCGGCGTGCATCCGCGTACCCCGGTCCGCGAGGTGCCCGACCTCGACGGCCTGGTCCGGCTGGCGCAGGAGTTGCTGGCCGCGAACCGGGGGCGGTGGACGCAGAGCAGCACCGGCTCGCTGCGGCGGGGCCAGACCAGTTACGTGTACGGCCGCCGGGCGCAGCCGTGCCGCCGCTGCGGCACGGCGATCCGCAAGGAGGAGTTGGGCGAACGGGTCACCTACTGGTGCCCGGTCTGCCAGCCCGCCGCCTGA